The Zingiber officinale cultivar Zhangliang chromosome 9A, Zo_v1.1, whole genome shotgun sequence genome window below encodes:
- the LOC122021403 gene encoding probable jasmonic acid carboxyl methyltransferase 2 — protein sequence MDLKKYFHMNSGAGKNSYASNSKIQGLIICKSQSVRREAAVEAYLGTDWPATMSVADLGCSSGPTALLEVEDIMEAIERECVELRRQPPEFNLLLNDLYGNDFNAVFRSLPEFYSRRPGKGLCFVTGVPGTFYGRLFAAKSLHLVCSSSSLHWLSQMPEELQQKEGSPAACVNKGKVFISAGSPPCVAEAYRKQFHRDFTTFLRCRAEEIVRGGLMVLAFMSRKNREAAMMEDLYIWELLADALNAMASENLVAQERIDSFNAPFYAPSLEELEEEIEGEGSFCIRSSDHFGAGWDDDDLYSPTGGAAADGVIRPVRYAVRMEKGVRAVAEWMLRSHFGEGLAMDDLFCRYGELLAKHYADHEAAMTNVVITLVRK from the exons ATGGATCTCAAGAAATATTTTCACATGAATTCCGGCGCCGGCAAGAACAGCTATGCCAGCAACTCTAAGATCCAG GGATTGATCATATGCAAATCCCAAAGCGTGCGCCGGGAAGCGGCGGTGGAGGCCTACCTAGGCACCGACTGGCCGGCGACGATGAGCGTTGCAGACTTGGGCTGTTCCTCCGGCCCGACGGCGCTGCTCGAGGTGGAAGACATCATGGAGGCGATCGAGAGGGAGTGCGTGGAGCTGCGCCGCCAGCCGCCGGAGTTCAACCTGCTCCTCAACGATCTCTACGGCAACGACTTCAACGCTGTCTTCAGATCATTGCCGGAATTCTACTCGCGTAGGCCGGGAAAAGGCCTCTGCTTCGTCACCGGCGTGCCCGGCACGTTCTACGGCCGGCTGTTCGCCGCCAAGAGCCTGCACTTGGTCTGCTCCTCGTCCAGCCTCCACTGGCTTTCTCAG ATGCCTGAAGAACTTCAACAGAAGGAAGGATCGCCGGCGGCATGCGTGAACAAAGGGAAGGTGTTCATATCGGCAGGCAGTCCGCCGTGCGTGGCGGAGGCTTACCGGAAGCAGTTCCACAGAGACTTCACGACCTTTCTCCGGTGTCGCGCAGAGGAGATCGTGAGAGGAGGGTTGATGGTGTTGGCGTTCATGAGCAGGAAGAACAGAGAGGCCGCCATGATGGAGGACCTCTACATCTGGGAGCTACTCGCAGATGCACTCAACGCCATGGCCTCCGAG AATTTGGTGGCGCAGGAAAGGATCGACTCGTTCAACGCTCCCTTCTACGCGCCGTCgctggaggagttggaggaggagATCGAGGGCGAGGGCTCGTTCTGCATCCGAAGCTCCGACCATTTCGGAGCCGGGTGGGACGACGACGATCTGTACTCTCCCACCGGCGGCGCTGCGGCCGACGGGGTGATTAGGCCGGTCAGGTACGCCGTGCGCATGGAGAAGGGGGTGAGGGCGGTGGCGGAGTGGATGCTGAGGAGCCACTTCGGGGAAGGCCTCGCCATGGACGATCTCTTCTGCAGGTACGGCGAATTACTGGCGAAGCATTACGCCGATCACGAGGCGGCGATGACGAACGTTGTGATCACTCTGGTGAGGAAGTGA
- the LOC122019610 gene encoding U-box domain-containing protein 4-like, with translation MKNGNKPFVFQKRSNSIKTSNIEALFRLPTSLAANRITAIKANRITVLMLVEQLSAGSQEVKAVAARELRLMAKIGKENRSFIAEGGTIPALYRLFRSTNPVAQENALTAILNISIHDENKRKIVEENGCLELIVYVLRYRLTTEARENAAATLFSLSAVHDFKKMIVDEHGVVEALADLPMQGSPRGKKWADCLKQESSAS, from the coding sequence ATGAAGAATGGCAATAAACCATTTGTCTTCCAAAAAAGAAGCAACTCAATCAAGACTTCAAACATCGAGGCCTTGTTCAGACTCCCAACATCATTAGCAGCTAACCGAATCACAGCAATCAAAGCTAACCGAATCACAGTGTTAATGCTAGTAGAACAATTATCAGCTGGTTCGCAGGAAGTGAAGGCTGTTGCAGCCCGTGAACTCCGATTAATGGCAAAAATCGGGAAGGAGAATAGGTCTTTCATTGCAGAGGGTGGAACAATCCCAGCTCTCTACCGGCTTTTCCGGTCTACAAATCCAGTTGCTCAAGAGAATGCCCTGACTGCAATATTGAACATATctattcatgatgaaaacaagagaaAGATTGTGGAGGAGAATGGTTGTTTGGAATTAATAGTATATGTTCTGAGATATAGGTTAACTACTGAGGCAAGGGAGAATGCAGCTGCTACATTGTTCAGCCTCTCTGCTGTCCATGACTTCAAGAAGATGATTGTGGATGAGCATGGTGTTGTTGAAGCACTAGCTGATTTGCCGATGCAGGGAAGCCCAAGGGGAAAGAAATGGGCTGATTGTCTCAAGCAAGAGAGCAGTGCATCCTAG